The region GAGTGCCAGTCGCCGGTGACCACCACGAGGTCGGGCATCCCGGAGTCGTGCACGTGGGTCAGCACCTCCCGGCGCTCGGCGAGGAACCCGTCCCACTGGTCGGTGAAGTAGTAGCCGCCGCCGGGCTGGGCGAGCTGGCTCAGCATGATGGAGTTGACCCAGCAGTGCCACGAGTCGGGCGCGGCGTCGACCCGCTGCTTGAGCCAGTCCTTCTGCTCCCGGCCCAGGATCGTGCCGTTCGGCAGGTTCTGCGCGGACCGGTACTGCCGCAGGTCGAGGATCGTCAGCTCCAGCAGGTCGCCCCAGTGGCGTTGCTGGTGGACGCGCGGCGCCTGGGCGTTCGCCGAGCGCACCGGCATGTGCTCGAACCACGCCTGGTAGGCCGCCGCCCTCCGCTCGCGGAACGGCTTGGAGGGCTCGGTGCCGCTGTAGTCGTTGACCACCTCGTGGTCGTCCCAGGTCAGGAACCACGGGTGGGCGGCGTGCGCGGCGCGCAGTGACGGGTCGCCCTTGTAGAGCGCGTGCCTGCGGCGGTAGTCGGTGAGCGTGAAGGCCTCGGGGCCCTCGTGGTCGCGGACGTGCTCGCCGCCGACCTGGCCGTGCTCGTAGATGTAGTCGCCGAGGTGGACGACGAAGTCGACGTCCTCCGCGGCGATCCCGCGGTGCGCGGCGTAGAACCCGTCGTGGAACGCCTGGCAGTTGGCGGCGGCGAAGCGCACCCGCTCCAGCGGCCCGACCGGTGCGGTCCGGGTGCGGCCCAGGCGGCTGGACCTGCCCCGCGCCGCGAACCGGTAGAAGTAGCGGCGTCCGGGTTCCAGGCCGCCGACGTCGACGTGGACGCTGTGCCCGAACTCGGCGCGGGCGGGCGCGGTCCCGCTTGCGACCCGGTTAGAGAGCTCTGGATCGGTGGCCACGACCCACTCGACCTCGACGGTGTCCGGCAGCGGTTGGGAGTCGGCGAGCGGTTGCGGAGCCAGCCGGGTCCACAGCGACACGCCGTCGGGCAGCGGGTCTCCGGACGCGACGCCGAGGGTGAACGGCGGTTCGTCCCAGGTC is a window of Saccharopolyspora erythraea NRRL 2338 DNA encoding:
- a CDS encoding alkaline phosphatase D family protein; this encodes MRANRRDLLRGAVAAGALGAAWPLSVRLSPAQAHAAARELGATWDEPPFTLGVASGDPLPDGVSLWTRLAPQPLADSQPLPDTVEVEWVVATDPELSNRVASGTAPARAEFGHSVHVDVGGLEPGRRYFYRFAARGRSSRLGRTRTAPVGPLERVRFAAANCQAFHDGFYAAHRGIAAEDVDFVVHLGDYIYEHGQVGGEHVRDHEGPEAFTLTDYRRRHALYKGDPSLRAAHAAHPWFLTWDDHEVVNDYSGTEPSKPFRERRAAAYQAWFEHMPVRSANAQAPRVHQQRHWGDLLELTILDLRQYRSAQNLPNGTILGREQKDWLKQRVDAAPDSWHCWVNSIMLSQLAQPGGGYYFTDQWDGFLAERREVLTHVHDSGMPDLVVVTGDWHSAFVDDVRPDFDDPDSPVIGTEFTAHSVSSSAYDAEWNRTNGPVMGGANPHLKYFEGDRYGYDVHEVTPRRWSTHMRVVADRDDPRSPVSTLTTFHVDRGRPGSYEDPATIHSPAQYRRA